In Ignavibacteriales bacterium, the following are encoded in one genomic region:
- the lnt gene encoding apolipoprotein N-acyltransferase produces MNIPDFLKNKTTLCITAGIFFGLSFPPVNLYFLVFIAFAIYIHIVTTATTYKKVIFRTYLIFIIWEMISISWIGLSGFTKPEYFMIIGGFMTAVLHPIVYLLPPTVIFFFVARNMKFKKNQELILLFLPPIWIAFEYLQTTNELTFPWLSLAYTQTYNLHKVQYIDITGMYTVTLWITIIAILLFFGVRKLLNREWQLKGGKTVILGVIIIFIYFIPDFYAFITSPSEKYTKNFEDGKIDVGIVQPNKNPWFKWGSDQFEITKEYVKLMEEAADHKPRPKLIILPETSLPYVLRMPMNETKHAIIKTFVQEQGIPVLIGTPDILYYPDTGYVPPDAREFSDGRKYDIFNTAILMEKNVKKEDYQTHDKFKLVIGSERMPYQNRLLFLRDLIKWSVGLSNFQIGKDTVLFDLDGKYKFNTAICYESVFPEFFAHYVDMGAEFSVIITNDGWWGKLFGTYQHNQYATFRAVENRRWIARSANTGISCTIDPYGNMYDVSNVNERAIINSEIGIRKEKTFYTTHGDVFSKIMILVSIATLIIAIGLKFRKRTTS; encoded by the coding sequence TTGAATATTCCCGATTTTCTCAAGAACAAGACAACACTTTGTATCACAGCAGGGATCTTTTTCGGTCTCTCGTTTCCCCCGGTAAATCTTTACTTCCTGGTCTTTATAGCCTTTGCTATTTATATCCACATTGTAACAACGGCAACTACATATAAAAAGGTTATATTTAGAACCTATCTGATCTTTATTATCTGGGAAATGATCTCGATTTCATGGATAGGACTGAGCGGTTTTACAAAACCGGAGTATTTTATGATTATTGGTGGGTTTATGACAGCCGTGCTCCATCCGATCGTTTATTTACTACCTCCAACGGTCATTTTTTTCTTTGTCGCCAGGAATATGAAATTTAAGAAGAACCAGGAATTGATTCTCTTATTTCTTCCGCCTATATGGATAGCATTTGAATACCTGCAGACAACTAATGAACTGACGTTTCCCTGGCTTTCTCTGGCATATACGCAGACATATAATTTGCACAAAGTTCAATATATTGATATCACCGGGATGTATACAGTAACACTCTGGATAACAATAATTGCAATTTTATTATTCTTTGGAGTGAGGAAGCTCCTTAACAGGGAATGGCAATTGAAAGGTGGCAAAACAGTAATACTTGGAGTAATTATAATCTTTATATATTTCATTCCGGATTTTTATGCATTTATTACATCACCGAGTGAAAAATACACAAAGAATTTTGAAGATGGAAAGATCGATGTTGGTATAGTTCAGCCGAACAAGAACCCATGGTTTAAATGGGGCAGTGATCAGTTTGAGATTACAAAGGAGTATGTTAAGCTTATGGAAGAAGCAGCGGATCATAAGCCAAGGCCTAAACTTATAATTTTACCGGAGACTTCGCTTCCATATGTCCTTCGTATGCCTATGAACGAGACCAAGCATGCTATTATAAAAACGTTTGTGCAGGAACAAGGCATCCCCGTACTTATCGGTACGCCGGACATTCTTTATTACCCTGATACAGGCTATGTTCCTCCTGATGCACGGGAATTTTCGGACGGAAGAAAATACGATATTTTTAATACAGCGATTCTTATGGAGAAAAATGTTAAAAAAGAAGATTATCAGACACACGATAAGTTTAAGCTTGTAATCGGAAGCGAAAGAATGCCATACCAGAACAGACTTTTATTCCTTCGTGATCTTATTAAATGGTCGGTTGGGTTGAGTAATTTCCAGATTGGGAAGGACACTGTTTTATTTGACCTGGATGGGAAATACAAATTCAATACGGCTATATGCTATGAATCCGTTTTTCCGGAATTCTTTGCTCATTATGTAGATATGGGAGCGGAGTTTTCGGTTATAATTACAAATGACGGATGGTGGGGAAAACTATTCGGGACCTACCAGCACAATCAGTATGCAACTTTCCGGGCAGTAGAGAACCGTCGATGGATAGCAAGAAGCGCCAATACTGGAATATCATGTACTATCGATCCTTATGGAAACATGTATGACGTCTCAAATGTAAATGAACGGGCTATTATTAATTCGGAGATAGGCATAAGAAAAGAGAAAACGTTTTATACCACTCATGGTGACGTTTTCTCTAAAATTATGATTCTGGTCTCAATAGCAACATTAATTATCGCTATTGGGCTAAAATTTCGTAAACGAACTACTTCTTAA
- a CDS encoding rhodanese-like domain-containing protein, with the protein MKKTLKQTLILLCIAIFLGFLVNFINPNGVPLVMDTEKYSKDTEEPGKVLDQLGNDGKDLDLSNPDLGNTHHETKESTKPVKINYDFAKQLFDRKAVFVDGRPANEFAEGHIPGAINIPYADIREKTPEDKKKMVQNINESAVIVTYCSGSHCDISIDVAYELFDLGYKNINIYLGGLEEWVEKGYPTEK; encoded by the coding sequence ATGAAGAAAACATTAAAGCAAACACTGATATTACTTTGTATAGCAATTTTCCTGGGATTCCTGGTAAATTTTATTAATCCCAATGGCGTTCCTCTTGTTATGGATACGGAAAAGTATTCAAAAGATACTGAGGAACCTGGTAAAGTGCTAGACCAGCTGGGAAATGACGGAAAGGATCTTGATCTCTCAAATCCTGACCTTGGCAATACACATCATGAGACAAAAGAGAGCACAAAACCTGTGAAGATCAACTATGACTTCGCAAAGCAATTGTTTGATAGAAAAGCGGTTTTTGTAGATGGCAGACCAGCAAATGAGTTTGCAGAAGGTCATATCCCGGGTGCTATAAATATCCCTTATGCAGATATCCGTGAAAAAACTCCGGAGGATAAGAAGAAAATGGTACAAAACATAAATGAGAGCGCGGTGATAGTAACCTATTGCAGCGGCTCTCATTGCGATATTAGTATAGACGTAGCGTATGAGTTGTTCGATCTTGGATACAAAAATATCAATATCTACCTTGGTGGTCTGGAAGAATGGGTAGAGAAAGGATACCCGACCGAAAAGTAG
- a CDS encoding GAF domain-containing protein — translation MAHEIKIPKSASKTDIYDLLIKQIDFLLKDEHNIISNIANITSVLKYSLPGVIWVGFYYYEPATNELVLGPFQGKVACTRIKSGQGVCGQSLEGKESIIVEDVEKFPGHIYCDSDSRSEIVIPIISSGTPKGVLDLDSDSIGNFDETDRLYLEKLIENIKYLFENE, via the coding sequence TTGGCTCACGAAATAAAAATTCCCAAATCGGCTTCAAAAACCGACATCTATGATCTGTTAATAAAACAGATTGACTTTTTATTAAAAGATGAACATAATATAATATCAAATATTGCAAACATTACATCTGTTCTTAAATATTCTCTTCCGGGAGTGATCTGGGTTGGGTTTTATTATTACGAACCAGCTACAAATGAACTGGTACTTGGACCTTTCCAGGGAAAAGTTGCTTGTACACGAATCAAATCAGGCCAAGGTGTTTGTGGACAGTCACTTGAAGGAAAAGAATCCATTATAGTTGAAGATGTAGAGAAGTTTCCAGGACATATTTATTGTGATTCCGATTCACGCTCTGAGATTGTGATCCCGATAATATCGAGTGGTACCCCAAAAGGAGTCCTTGATCTTGACAGCGACAGCATTGGAAATTTCGATGAAACAGATAGATTGTATCTTGAAAAGCTAATAGAAAACATTAAGTATTTATTTGAAAATGAATAA
- a CDS encoding HU family DNA-binding protein, with translation MNKKSLLNKIIYKSTLRKDTAEKIFDRMFELMKESVKENKGFGIDEFGNFEVIHIHMRKEFDSKKKSEVLIPPKDKILFTPSGILLDNINETVE, from the coding sequence ATGAATAAAAAATCTCTTTTAAATAAGATAATATATAAAAGTACCTTACGAAAGGATACAGCTGAAAAAATATTTGATAGGATGTTTGAATTAATGAAAGAAAGTGTAAAAGAGAATAAAGGCTTTGGGATTGATGAATTTGGTAACTTTGAGGTTATCCATATACATATGCGAAAAGAATTCGACAGCAAAAAGAAATCTGAAGTCTTAATTCCTCCTAAAGATAAGATTTTATTTACACCGTCTGGAATTTTGCTGGATAATATAAACGAAACCGTTGAATAA
- a CDS encoding MATE family efflux transporter, with translation MTGVSINKKILSLALPAVLYTITKSSFSIIDAYWVGKLGSLELAGLTVATFIVWGVISLTEVISLGLNALVAQSVGAKDFNLSKKVSTVNITNSFLFSILIGWAMIPVIPGLFYIMGLNDTEVSQANQYLIPILIGLPCLALRDAISAVFRGYGDTKTPFYLLLFAVALNFFTTPLLIFGIQIGNERILKFGLSGAAFATLFSYLLSYIIGYVIARRRDLLSSIKKYTINLPIVKETFKIGTPVAVNGMAFSMIYVFVARFVALYGSTGLAAMGIGHKSESVAFQICMGFTLASTIMVGHSFGAGKKDEAENIAWRIVAVCGSIVLVYSIGLFMFSSEIASIFTSDLAVINAASDYNKFASAVLVFTAVEVVLEGAFSGAGDTMPPAIITMPFNILRIPLAALLSPGLGLNGIWLAIAISNLGKGILMAIWFKRGKWKLKSLKLLEEKDHLKEIKEVE, from the coding sequence ATGACAGGCGTTTCTATTAATAAAAAGATACTTTCTTTAGCTCTCCCGGCTGTATTATATACAATTACAAAATCTTCCTTTTCCATTATTGATGCATATTGGGTGGGGAAACTCGGCAGCTTGGAGCTAGCTGGCTTAACTGTTGCTACATTTATAGTCTGGGGTGTCATTTCCCTGACTGAAGTAATTTCTCTTGGTCTTAATGCACTTGTAGCTCAGTCTGTTGGTGCTAAAGATTTTAATTTATCAAAAAAAGTAAGTACAGTTAATATAACAAATAGTTTTCTTTTCTCTATATTAATAGGCTGGGCGATGATCCCAGTTATCCCGGGATTATTTTATATTATGGGGCTCAATGATACAGAGGTTTCACAGGCAAATCAATATCTCATCCCCATTTTGATAGGTCTGCCCTGTCTTGCACTAAGAGATGCCATTAGTGCTGTTTTTAGGGGTTATGGTGATACAAAAACACCATTTTACCTACTTCTTTTTGCCGTAGCTTTGAACTTTTTTACAACCCCTTTACTGATATTCGGAATTCAGATAGGAAATGAAAGAATATTGAAATTCGGACTGAGCGGAGCTGCTTTTGCGACATTGTTTTCATACTTACTTTCATACATTATCGGATATGTTATTGCCCGGCGCAGGGATCTTCTTAGCTCAATAAAAAAATACACTATAAATCTCCCTATAGTAAAGGAAACGTTTAAAATTGGAACACCCGTTGCAGTTAACGGAATGGCTTTTTCTATGATATATGTTTTTGTAGCAAGATTTGTTGCACTATACGGATCAACCGGGTTGGCTGCTATGGGGATCGGACATAAATCGGAATCTGTAGCATTCCAAATCTGTATGGGATTTACACTCGCCTCAACAATAATGGTGGGTCATAGCTTTGGTGCCGGGAAGAAAGATGAGGCAGAAAACATAGCATGGAGGATTGTTGCTGTCTGTGGAAGTATCGTTCTTGTATATTCTATAGGTCTGTTTATGTTTAGTTCGGAAATTGCTTCCATCTTTACTTCAGACTTAGCAGTGATAAATGCAGCTTCAGACTACAACAAGTTTGCTTCAGCTGTGTTAGTCTTTACTGCCGTTGAGGTTGTATTGGAAGGAGCATTTTCAGGAGCGGGTGATACAATGCCGCCGGCAATAATAACAATGCCTTTCAACATTCTCCGTATTCCGCTTGCGGCATTACTTTCACCAGGGCTTGGATTAAATGGAATCTGGCTTGCTATTGCTATTTCAAACCTAGGCAAGGGTATCTTAATGGCGATTTGGTTTAAGAGAGGGAAGTGGAAATTAAAATCACTCAAGCTTTTGGAAGAAAAAGATCATTTAAAAGAAATCAAGGAAGTGGAATAA
- a CDS encoding DUF1573 domain-containing protein, producing the protein MSNFLNSNGGKASFFAIGLAVIAGIMFFVISNNKISASNSSAHLVFSETVHDFGTVPEGPQLEYNFKFVNKGSTPLKIDKVTTSCGCTGATTNGKEEYGKGEEGSVHVTFNTRGRSGVQEKTLMVFSNDSKEPQQTLKITCNIDPNAN; encoded by the coding sequence ATGTCAAATTTTTTAAACAGTAATGGAGGTAAAGCATCATTCTTTGCAATCGGACTAGCTGTTATTGCTGGAATAATGTTTTTTGTAATATCAAATAATAAGATCTCAGCCTCAAATTCGTCAGCTCATCTTGTATTCAGTGAAACTGTCCATGATTTTGGTACAGTACCGGAAGGTCCGCAATTGGAATATAACTTTAAGTTTGTAAATAAAGGAAGCACTCCTTTAAAGATAGATAAAGTCACCACTTCCTGCGGTTGTACCGGTGCAACAACAAACGGAAAAGAAGAATATGGTAAGGGTGAAGAAGGATCTGTCCATGTTACATTTAATACACGAGGGCGATCAGGAGTACAGGAAAAAACATTGATGGTATTTTCAAATGACTCAAAAGAACCTCAGCAAACTTTAAAAATAACCTGTAATATAGATCCAAACGCTAACTAA
- a CDS encoding SPOR domain-containing protein, translating to MNKDELVIKLAEEFGISTIDIYQLVNSVIDSMSNALRKGKDINISEFGKFKVISRKKGEGVYKTVSFSPVKKFTFEVNSKYNNLSPTILRPSTDKDDETAGINKKAPFKRDIEYKILPENINPRVMENKDKYDRSIIRDDLSQDSSSNEINDFIKSKLENPEGEHISGEKDMKNFELPHSLIELHKDITSEEKIEDILPSPDQLPEIDELASIERLINERKKALEQLTPEHQTEERDESTSMQEHDIKDFAIDDRDKLEEFKTFEDERNAELSKIIAERNKIIEDINSMVEQVDEIPPINEIHIEEKPIQGEKQVEFEKPLEEIPVDKFEPAPEIQQEEDMTLKEDKSEETKFKYEETELLHENFDPIASDDDINKNTDYTKNDILIPEDVEELKSGILETRSDAKSFEDIFEAKTDPLPDKKEVEKPMQIREEKELIEPPVSKIPELKTSQPSPILSQSPSYIKKDQEREQMYKEKSEKSRKKGYWIGGAIVAFLILMVYLASNTGSFTPPPENKNDQVNTEQQNTPLQSSEQKSEQQNQTSKENIPPVTTNQEQNTKKAPETKEEKTQQTQTPPAQEEVTFDKTLNVAFVNAPDGIYIQTASFKTKSDADKSASKISAGNKKVSVVQADLREKGTYYRVRIGKFASMEEAREFAGKLKK from the coding sequence TTGAATAAAGATGAACTTGTTATAAAACTTGCCGAGGAATTCGGTATCTCAACCATCGACATTTATCAATTGGTAAACTCTGTTATAGATTCGATGTCAAACGCACTGAGAAAGGGTAAAGATATAAATATTAGCGAGTTCGGCAAGTTTAAAGTTATTTCGAGAAAAAAGGGAGAAGGCGTATATAAGACCGTTTCATTCTCACCTGTTAAAAAATTTACATTTGAAGTAAACTCAAAATATAACAATCTTTCACCAACTATTCTCAGACCGTCAACAGACAAAGATGATGAAACAGCTGGAATAAATAAAAAAGCTCCATTCAAAAGAGATATTGAATATAAAATATTACCAGAAAACATAAATCCCAGAGTAATGGAAAACAAAGATAAATATGACCGAAGTATCATTCGTGATGATCTTTCTCAAGATTCATCATCTAATGAGATAAATGATTTCATTAAAAGTAAGTTGGAAAACCCAGAGGGAGAACATATTTCCGGAGAAAAAGACATGAAAAATTTTGAATTACCGCATAGCCTGATAGAGCTTCACAAAGATATCACAAGTGAAGAAAAAATAGAGGACATTTTGCCCAGTCCGGATCAACTACCTGAAATTGATGAACTCGCAAGTATCGAAAGACTGATCAACGAAAGGAAAAAGGCACTCGAACAATTAACTCCCGAGCATCAAACCGAGGAAAGGGATGAATCAACATCGATGCAGGAACATGATATCAAAGATTTTGCAATAGACGATAGGGATAAGTTAGAGGAGTTTAAAACTTTCGAAGATGAAAGGAATGCAGAACTAAGTAAGATAATAGCGGAAAGAAATAAAATAATAGAAGATATTAATTCAATGGTCGAGCAGGTAGATGAAATTCCACCCATAAACGAGATACATATTGAAGAAAAACCTATCCAGGGAGAAAAGCAAGTTGAATTTGAGAAACCATTGGAGGAAATACCTGTTGACAAATTTGAGCCAGCACCTGAGATCCAACAGGAAGAAGATATGACTCTAAAAGAGGATAAGTCAGAGGAAACGAAATTCAAGTATGAAGAGACAGAATTACTTCATGAAAATTTTGATCCTATTGCTAGCGATGATGATATAAACAAGAATACTGATTATACAAAAAATGACATATTAATACCGGAGGATGTTGAAGAACTAAAATCGGGGATATTAGAAACAAGAAGTGATGCTAAAAGCTTCGAAGATATTTTTGAAGCCAAGACAGATCCACTCCCTGATAAAAAGGAAGTCGAGAAACCAATGCAAATCCGGGAGGAAAAGGAGTTAATTGAACCTCCTGTATCAAAAATTCCCGAACTCAAAACTTCTCAACCCTCTCCGATCCTTTCACAATCCCCATCATACATTAAAAAGGATCAAGAAAGAGAGCAGATGTACAAGGAAAAGTCCGAAAAATCTCGTAAAAAGGGTTACTGGATTGGAGGAGCTATTGTAGCATTCTTAATTCTAATGGTCTATCTGGCTTCAAACACGGGCAGTTTTACACCACCGCCGGAAAACAAAAACGACCAGGTCAATACGGAACAGCAAAACACACCTCTGCAAAGCAGTGAACAAAAAAGTGAACAACAAAATCAAACTTCAAAAGAAAATATACCGCCTGTAACTACAAACCAGGAACAGAATACGAAAAAAGCACCCGAGACAAAGGAGGAAAAGACTCAACAAACTCAAACACCTCCTGCTCAAGAAGAGGTTACATTTGACAAAACCCTTAACGTAGCTTTTGTTAACGCACCGGACGGAATCTATATTCAAACAGCATCCTTTAAGACAAAGTCAGATGCTGATAAGTCGGCCTCCAAAATATCGGCAGGTAACAAAAAAGTTTCCGTCGTTCAAGCTGACCTGAGGGAAAAAGGTACATATTACAGAGTCAGGATCGGTAAGTTTGCATCAATGGAAGAAGCAAGGGAGTTTGCCGGGAAGCTTAAGAAGTAG
- a CDS encoding TonB-dependent receptor, with amino-acid sequence MFKSKIILNIIILVVISLTSIPLFAQNDDAEQTGIKVKGCIQDFISKEVLKGCSIQYMENDSIVLIVFSDDKGIFSLSIDTAKNSFIRLLKEDYETRILPTSTLSVDNLDTIFMVSSKYITDEITVEGKLPFMQVEDDKYIFNLDKEIISGSRTLADLLRKIPLLSIDPEGNVTLNGSTPQFLMDGRKTDISSFLKQFPADIFSKIEILTNPSSKYNSVSGTGIINLITKEETGYNIYGSVNADVTNQLNYNGGANLNYYKNKFNIGSRYSNSHYNNDIDYTSNRLSYLDSSTHEVNSSSTSGYTSNYGSISSDYSYGKENYFGLSGRFNSNNSNNSSNTDESDINSNNVITNFQRGVQNFSNKPYSLHLAAYNNITKGESEFYSEYDFEYRKYNSYNNFTVEDLFNNNDSYLRNESTLNISRNHTLKLDYLNRINKTFGIESGLYGELNYIENNYSNSYSSVDSTSVSPNNFYYNNDIVGVYTDVSFKILELRTKFGGRLEYYYNYGNQKTTGEEFDNSYLDIMPYINLSYKTNDFTTMKFSYSNRVSRPGYSRLNPYKKYSDPYHYSVGNPYLQPERRQNFEIGFNTLFEQLNINFSIFYKLATNVIERTVKLLEGNVAASTYDNISTSKSYGLSTYLTGQLFEVFNLNAGFRADKLDYSNYTSGGWNYNLNAGVYGELKDLFSWGANFYYSANSYSYLSSHGSFQSLFLYFGKDLFDEKLNIAVNIMNPFNKNTYNSDIYGENFKQTYKSTYNAQLFSLSVSYIFGGSEDSQIKKKNNDRKPKNTPSDEGGLK; translated from the coding sequence ATGTTTAAAAGCAAAATTATTTTAAATATTATAATCTTAGTTGTTATTTCCTTAACTTCGATACCTCTCTTTGCCCAAAATGATGATGCCGAGCAAACAGGTATTAAAGTTAAAGGATGTATCCAAGACTTTATCTCTAAGGAAGTGCTGAAAGGATGTTCTATTCAATATATGGAAAACGATAGTATAGTACTGATTGTGTTTTCAGATGATAAAGGTATATTTTCACTCAGTATTGATACCGCAAAGAACTCATTCATAAGACTTTTGAAAGAGGATTATGAAACCAGGATCCTCCCGACATCTACTCTTTCGGTTGATAATTTAGACACTATTTTTATGGTATCGTCAAAATACATAACAGATGAGATTACTGTTGAAGGTAAACTTCCGTTTATGCAGGTAGAAGATGATAAGTATATCTTTAATCTCGACAAGGAAATTATATCGGGTTCACGCACACTTGCCGACCTTTTAAGAAAGATTCCCCTACTATCAATTGATCCGGAAGGGAACGTTACTCTAAACGGCTCAACACCACAATTTTTGATGGATGGGCGTAAAACTGATATATCTAGCTTTCTAAAACAATTCCCGGCTGATATTTTCTCAAAAATTGAGATCCTTACCAATCCGTCGTCGAAATACAATTCAGTTTCGGGTACAGGAATTATAAATCTTATCACAAAAGAGGAGACAGGTTATAATATATACGGAAGTGTAAACGCGGACGTAACAAACCAACTAAATTATAATGGTGGTGCGAACCTTAACTATTACAAAAACAAGTTTAACATTGGGTCAAGATACAGTAACTCACATTATAATAATGATATCGATTATACCTCCAATAGGCTAAGTTATCTTGATAGCTCAACTCATGAAGTAAATTCATCGTCTACTTCCGGATATACTTCAAATTACGGTTCGATCAGTTCGGATTACTCTTATGGAAAGGAAAACTATTTTGGATTGAGCGGAAGATTTAATTCAAATAATAGCAACAACTCTTCGAATACAGATGAATCAGATATTAACTCAAATAATGTTATAACAAATTTTCAAAGAGGTGTTCAAAACTTTAGTAATAAACCATATTCGCTTCATCTAGCTGCTTATAATAATATTACCAAAGGTGAAAGCGAATTTTATAGCGAATATGATTTTGAATATAGGAAATATAATTCTTACAATAACTTTACTGTAGAAGACTTATTTAATAATAATGATTCATATTTGCGAAACGAATCTACATTAAATATTAGTAGAAATCATACATTAAAGCTCGATTACTTAAACAGAATTAATAAAACATTTGGGATAGAAAGCGGATTATACGGTGAATTGAATTACATAGAGAATAACTACTCAAACTCATATTCATCTGTGGATTCGACCAGTGTCAGCCCAAACAATTTTTACTACAACAATGATATTGTTGGTGTTTACACAGACGTCTCTTTTAAAATACTGGAATTAAGAACAAAATTTGGTGGTAGATTAGAATACTATTATAATTATGGAAATCAGAAAACGACCGGCGAAGAATTTGATAATTCGTATCTTGATATTATGCCATATATAAATTTATCGTATAAAACCAATGACTTTACAACGATGAAATTTTCTTATTCCAATAGAGTTTCTCGCCCGGGCTATAGTAGACTTAACCCTTATAAAAAGTATTCTGACCCTTACCACTATTCAGTTGGAAACCCATATCTTCAGCCCGAACGGAGACAGAATTTTGAAATTGGATTTAACACCCTATTTGAACAACTAAACATAAACTTCTCAATATTCTATAAATTAGCGACTAATGTAATCGAACGGACAGTAAAGCTTTTAGAGGGGAATGTAGCTGCCTCTACCTATGACAATATTTCCACATCGAAAAGTTACGGATTGAGTACCTATCTGACAGGTCAATTATTTGAAGTCTTTAATTTGAACGCAGGATTCAGGGCAGATAAATTAGACTATTCTAATTATACCTCTGGGGGATGGAATTATAATCTGAATGCCGGAGTATATGGAGAACTTAAAGACTTATTCTCATGGGGCGCAAATTTCTATTATTCTGCTAACTCGTATTCATACCTATCTTCTCACGGAAGTTTTCAAAGCTTATTTTTATACTTTGGAAAGGATTTATTTGATGAAAAGCTAAACATTGCAGTAAATATTATGAATCCATTTAATAAAAATACTTATAATTCGGATATTTATGGGGAAAATTTTAAACAAACATACAAAAGTACATATAATGCTCAATTATTTTCGCTGTCAGTAAGCTATATATTTGGTGGAAGTGAAGATTCCCAGATTAAGAAAAAAAATAATGATAGGAAGCCTAAAAATACTCCGTCGGATGAAGGGGGCTTGAAATAA
- a CDS encoding DUF3829 domain-containing protein has product MIILISVSVFLGCSLFNKLKEKLSENKEGENIEKTENREETDRSYMDLEFYNSYIGVMNKLSESVENVQKAYLQNVPEPTSIKKNTFIIIVMADTYLGFLERDYKEQYRSMYDGGDLSKLEASEEMKTTVEGDFKDLLKSIDDYMKTADKVISYYKDGDFKSDLSKAVPYDEEMKNAYKKYEDADKKIMADLKKYKPEREVRDPDDYSNPDEKSVVILENAYFNTLDQADIYMEEFRKAPDKPDLVELRKQHDQLEKVFNEESAKVQDAPFTEKSKYLKYSYEDYFAKMVKGLFDSSNDYMKKMEKGNLKDYEYNNIYDAVIRNYNNVINSYNTSINNLNSFVVY; this is encoded by the coding sequence TTGATTATTTTAATTTCCGTTTCAGTTTTCCTTGGATGCTCTCTATTTAATAAGCTGAAAGAAAAGCTTTCCGAGAACAAAGAAGGGGAAAATATTGAAAAAACGGAAAACAGGGAGGAAACCGATAGGTCGTATATGGATCTTGAATTTTATAACTCCTATATAGGGGTTATGAATAAACTTTCCGAATCCGTCGAGAATGTACAAAAAGCATACCTTCAGAACGTACCCGAGCCAACATCGATCAAGAAAAATACTTTTATCATAATAGTAATGGCTGATACATATCTAGGTTTTCTTGAGAGGGATTATAAGGAGCAATATCGTTCTATGTACGATGGCGGAGATCTAAGCAAACTGGAAGCATCCGAAGAAATGAAAACTACAGTTGAAGGTGACTTCAAAGATCTGCTGAAATCGATCGATGATTATATGAAAACAGCAGACAAGGTTATTTCATACTATAAAGACGGTGATTTTAAAAGTGACCTTTCAAAGGCAGTTCCTTATGACGAGGAAATGAAGAATGCATACAAAAAGTATGAAGATGCGGATAAGAAGATCATGGCAGATCTAAAAAAATATAAACCCGAAAGAGAAGTAAGGGATCCAGATGATTACTCAAATCCTGATGAAAAATCCGTAGTAATCTTGGAGAATGCATATTTTAATACTTTAGATCAGGCTGACATTTATATGGAAGAATTTAGAAAAGCTCCAGATAAACCGGACCTTGTTGAGTTAAGGAAACAGCATGATCAGCTGGAAAAAGTGTTCAACGAAGAATCCGCTAAAGTTCAGGATGCACCTTTCACAGAAAAATCCAAGTATTTAAAATACAGCTATGAAGATTATTTTGCTAAAATGGTGAAAGGACTCTTTGACAGCTCAAATGATTATATGAAGAAAATGGAAAAGGGTAATTTAAAGGATTATGAGTATAATAATATATATGACGCAGTCATTAGAAATTATAATAATGTTATAAATTCATATAATACTTCAATAAATAATTTGAATAGTTTTGTTGTTTATTAA
- a CDS encoding DoxX family membrane protein: MSFLYNKYFQMLLRLVIGVIFIYASLDKLFNPADFAIAVKNYQILPLGLVNISAIIIPYVEFIAGTFLVFGLLKKGSSFTISALLVVFLIALIRAKLTGLDINCGCFSIDSNAPKSDISIRIFEDILMLIGSLIIYFFCEPKKEAKNTANTELKTQGEI, from the coding sequence ATGAGCTTTCTTTACAATAAATACTTCCAGATGCTTCTCCGGTTAGTCATCGGGGTCATTTTTATTTATGCATCACTTGACAAGCTTTTCAATCCGGCTGATTTTGCAATTGCAGTAAAAAACTACCAGATATTACCCCTCGGATTAGTTAATATTTCTGCAATAATTATTCCATACGTTGAATTTATTGCGGGTACCTTTTTAGTATTTGGGTTATTAAAGAAAGGAAGCTCTTTTACGATTTCTGCTCTATTGGTGGTCTTTTTAATAGCTTTAATTAGGGCTAAATTAACCGGTTTGGATATAAACTGTGGTTGTTTTTCTATTGATTCAAATGCGCCAAAATCCGATATTTCTATAAGGATTTTTGAGGATATTCTAATGCTGATCGGTTCGCTGATCATTTATTTTTTCTGCGAACCAAAAAAGGAAGCCAAAAATACGGCAAATACAGAACTTAAAACTCAAGGAGAAATATAA